Within Gilvibacter sp. SZ-19, the genomic segment AGCGTTGTTGGCGAATCCACAAGTACAGCGGCTTGGTATGTGATACAGCACAATCCGGAGAAGATCCCAGATTATTTGGATATGATGAAAGCTGCCGCCGCAAAAGACGAGCTGCCTTTCCGCTTGGTCGCCATGATGGAAGACCGCTATCTGATGAATGAGAACAAGTTGCAAGAATACGGAACCCAAGGAATGTCTTATAGCGATGCGCGAGGAGATTTCATTTGGCCTATACGCGATCCGGAAACCGTTAATGAAAGACGAAAAGCTGCTGGCTTCACACAAACTATAGAGGAGTATGCTGCAGATCTCTTCGGCGAAGATTTTCAGTACAAGGTACTGACCTTAGAAGACGTACAACAAGAGGAGCAATAGTGATAGGTTACGTATTGGCAAAACTCGGTTATGGACTGCTCACACTATTTGGTGTGGTCACCGTGATCTTTTTGCTCTTTACACTCCTGCCAGATCCGGCGCAAATGATGCTAGGTCAAAACGAAAGTGCCGAACAATTAGCTATTGTTAAGAAGAAGTACGGTTTTGACAAGCCTATCGGCACACAATACCTATATTATCTCAACGATCTTTCACCGCTTTCCTTTCATGCTACCAATACAGATAACTATACCTATTTAAGCCCAGGGAAGTACTCCGCCACCGAACTCTTTACTGTAGGGGAAACCCAAGTGGTCGTAAAAGCCCCCTATTTAAGAGAGAGCTTTCAAAAGACAGGCAAGCCCGTAACTCAAGTTATAGGCGAAACCTTACCCAACACTGTGGTTTTAGCCGTTTCGGCGATAAGTTTGGCCATGCTTTTAGGTGGTGTCTTAGGCGTGGTTTCGGCCTGGTACAAAGACCAGTGGGTCGATAAGTTGATTCAGATCATAAGTACTTTAGGCATGAGTTTGCCTTCTTTTTTTAGTGCGATCATCTTTGCTTGGCTCTTTGGATTTTTATGGCACGAGATCACTGGTTTGAACATGACCGGTAGTCTTTATGAAGTAGATGACTTTGGCGAAGGCATAAGCATCCAGTGGAAGAATTTGATCTTACCGGCTATAGTCTTGGGGATACGTCCTTTGGCTGTGGTGACCCAATTGATGCGCAACAGCCTTTTGGAGGTCTTGCAACAAGAATATATCAGAACTGCCAAAGCAAAGGGGATGAGCACCCTGCGTTTGCTCTGGCGTCATGCACTAAAGAATGCGCTGAACCCGGTGATTACCGCCGTATCTGGTTGGTTTGCATCTATGCTGGCAGGAGCGGTCTTTGTGGAGTTCATTTTTGGATGGAATGGTTTGGGAAAAGAGATCGTAGATGCGCTGAATACCTTAGATTTGCCAATAATAATGGGAGCTGTCTTGGTGATAGCTCTCCTCTTTATAATAATTAATATCATGGTCGATGTGATCTACGGATGGCTCGACCCAAAAATACGACTGGAATGAGAAGACCTTTAGTTGCCGGAAACTGGAAAATGAATTGTGACAAGCAGGAGTCTGCGGCCTTGATCGCCGCCCTAAAGAACGAACAACTCAAAGATGGAGTAGAAGTAATGGTTGCTCCAACCTTTGTGAATCTAGCTGCTGCAGTAGATCAGACTGCTAGTTCAAAGATCAGTGTTGCTGCTCAGAACATGAATCAGCATGCGAGTGGCGCCTATACAGGAGAGATCTCTGGAGCCATGTTAAAAAGCGTGGGTGTAGATACCGTTATATTAGGTCACAGCGAACGGCGCGCCTATTTTGGCGAAGACGAGGCCTTATTGGCAGAAAAGGTAAAAGCGGCCTTAGCTGTTGGTTTACAAGTTATTTTTTGCTTCGGAGAAGTGATAGAAGATCGCCGTGCCGGTAAACATTTCGATGTCGTCGCTGCCCAATTAAAAGGAGCGCTTTACGATCTTGAGGAGTCTGCCTATGAGCAGATCGTGTTGGCTTATGAGCCTGTTTGGGCCATTGGAACAGGCGAGACTGCAACACCAGAGCAAGCTCAGGAAATGCATGCTTACATCCGCAGTAATATGGCTGCTCGTTACAACGATAATTTGGCGCAAAATGTGACCATTCTTTACGGAGGTAGTGTAAAGCCTAACAATGCTGCAGAGATCTTTGGACAACCAGATGTAGACGGCGGTCTAATTGGAGGTGCCTCTTTAAAGGCCGATAGCTTTACCGCTATAGTCAATGCTTTCCCGGTATAATGATCTATATCGAGTACATTTTTACCCTAGATCCGGTTCAACCCTTTACCGAGATCCTTATTGCCGAACTCGGGGGAGTTGGGTTCGAGAGTTTTGTGGAAACTGAAGATGGGGTCAAGGCCTATATTCAAAAGGAAGATTGGCATCCGCAGTTACTAGAAGACATCTTTATCTTAAATTCTGAGGAGGTTCAGATAAGCTTTACTCAAGCAGAAATTCAGCAACAAAACTGGAATGCCACCTGGGAGCAGAATTTTAATCCCATTGTTGTAGACGATCGCTGCACGGTAAAAGCACCTTTCCATACAGACACGCCAGAAACCGACTATACTATTATCATAGAACCCAAGATGTCATTTGGCACTGGGCATCATGCTACCACACATATGATCCTGAGTTTTCTCTTAGAAGATGAGGTTGCAGGGCAAGCCGTGCTAGATATGGGGTGTGGGACTTCTGTTCTAGCCATTATGGCTGCCATGCGCGGAGCCACCTATGTGGAGGCCATCGATATAGATGCGTGGTGTTACGAGAACTCCTTGGAGAATATTGATCGCAACGGCCAGCCTCATATTGTGGTAAAACAAGGAGATGCCAGTATTTTGGGAGATCGGCAATTCGATACCATTATAGCGAACATCAACAGAAATATTTTATTGTCAGACCTGCAAACCTATGTTAAGGTGTTGAAGCAAGGGGGGACCATCTACCTGAGTGGGTATCTAGAAGCCGATCGTGAAATTTTAGAAGCGGCTTGTACCAAACTGGGGGGAACTCCCGTTAAATATAAAAGTCGCGACGGTTGGATTGCGGCCAAATTTGTATTTTAGCCCCTGATAATGAGTGGACAAGAGAAATATCAAGAAGAATTAGATGTCGATGTACTGGAGCAGCGTGAGAACGAGATCATCCAGTACAATGACGACGTGAACACCTTTGATCACGTGATCTCTTGTTTAATTGCCACCTGTGACCACACACCAGAACAGGCAGAACAGTGTTCCTTAATTGTGCATTATAAAGGAAAGTGTACCGTGAAGACCGGACCCTACGAAGACCTCAAACCCAGATGCACAAAATTGCTCAATGCAGGCCTTAGTGCCGAAATTGTGTAAGGCTTTTATGGCTGAACCACAAACTTTTAGCTACCGCCTTTTTTACTAACATTAGTTAGCCTCTCTTTTCGTAACTTCAAGGAAATCATTCAATTTTCACTAATCATTAATTGCGATTTCTATGAAAAACGTACTTAGAAAAAGTGCTCTCCTACTTATGGCAGCACTCGTATTTTCTGCTTGTTCAGAAGATGCAGAAACCGAAGCCCAAATTGAAGAAGCCAACCTGGTAAAACCAGTACCTCAAAAGGTAGTGGAGCAGGTTCAAGATTTGGGATTGAACCACAATTTTATTCGTTACGATGAATTCTTCTTCCCAGACGGAAGCAGTGAGGAGCGTCTCTTCATTGAAGAAGACATTGTAATGACAGAGAAGCAACTAGCAGAGATGGCTGCTAGCTTAGATGCAGACCCTCTGGCAAAGCAGTACCGTACTTCTAATTTGGTACAGCAAGGCCGAAACATCACTATCATCGGTTATACCGGTGGCGGAGGTTATGGTCTTTCTAGCCGTGCCAGAACTGCTTTACAATGGGCTGTTAACAATTATAACCGCTTGAGTGGAGTTTCTATTAGCTTCACGCTGACCTTTGGAACCAACTATGGTGACAAAGACATGGTGGTTTACAACAATCCTACTCAGTCTGGAGCCGGTGGAAGCGCTGGTTTCCCAAGTTCAGGGCTACCGTACAAGTGGGTGCAGATCTACGGACTTGATGGGTATTCAACCAATGTGAACGAACACGTGATCACTCACGAAGTTGGTCACTCTGTTGGTTTTAGACACACAGACTACTTTAGCAGACAAAGTTGTGGGCAAAACGTAAACGAAGGGTCAGCTGGTGTAGGTGCAATTCATGTTGCAGGTACACCTACCGGTTATGATTCTACTTCTGTGATGTTGGCTTGTTTCAGCGCTAGCGAGGACGGAGAGTTCAATGCTAATGATATTACAGCCTTGCGTAATATGTACTAAGGAATAATACTAACCATCACTACTATTTTTTCCTTAACAAAGAAAACCACCCCGAGGGGTGGTTTTCACTTTTTATGCGTATAAGGTTAACCTCTAAAATCGGCCTCCACATGAGCCCCATCGCAATAGGGTTTGTTCTGCGATTGACCACAGCGACAAAAGGCCGTGGTTCTGTTTTTGGTTTCGGTAGCTCCTGCAGCATCGGTGACCTTTAAGGTTCCGTAAACCAAAAGCGGACCGTTCTCCAATACTTCTACTTTGGTTTCCATGCTTTGTGCTTCTGGAGCGGCTTCGCCTTCCATCTTATAGCTTAAAGCCCCAGACGGACAAGCGTCTATCTGTTCTTTTAAGGCAGCTGCGGAAGGGTTTTCCGGCTGTATCCACGGACGTTTCTCCGGATCGTAAACTTCAGGCAGACGGCTCACGCATTCTTTGGCGTGAATACAGAGTTTGGGTTTCCAGATCACAGTGATCTCTCCGTTGGAATATTCTTTGCGGACTTCGTTACTCATGGCTTTAATTTTTCAATAAGTTACGAAGTACTGCTTAAGCGCTGGCAAGAATCGGTCTAAAAACCCAAAAGCTAAAATGGATCATCAATTCGACGATCCATTTTAACCAGCATTTAAACTGCCTTTTCACTCAGACTCCAAACCCCACTTGAAGCCATTTCATTGGCGTATTGTTGAAAGTCTTTGGCTGGGCGTCCGATGATCTTTTCTATGTCGTTGGTAATTATGGAATTGTCTGGGTTTCCAATTACCTCCGTGAACAAATAGGTGATGAGCCAAACGTAATCATCGCCCAAGCCCATTTGCTGCATAACGGCCTTATAGTCTGCTATACTCACAGGAGTGAATCCAATGGATCTCCCACTTGCCTCTGCTATAGTTGCAACGGCTTCTCTAAACGTGTAGCTCTTAGGCCCTGTTAGTTCGTAAGTTAATCCGTTATGGGCTGGGTTTAAGAATACTTCTACTGCCACATCGGCAATATCATCGGCATCTACAAAGGGAATCTTATAGGTAGACATCGGCAGGGCGACATGACCGGCCAATACAGGTTCCATTAAGAAGCTTTCGCTCCAGTTTTGACTGAACCAATTACATTGAATGATGGTGTAGTCGATTCCAGAATCCTTTATTAGGTGCTCACAGCGCTGTGCTTCTGTTTCCCCTTTGCCAGAGAGTAACACTATCTTCTGAACCCCAGCAACTTTTGCCTGAGCTACCAGCTCGCTCACGGCCTCAAAGGCTCCTGGTACCGCAAGATCGGGCTGATAAGTGATATACAAGTGGGTAATGCCGTGAAGTACATGGGCCCAGTTGCTAGTATCTTCCCAATTAAAGGCCGGATTTGCACTTCTGGAACCAAGGCGAACAAGCTCCCCGCGTTCTTGTAAACGCTTTGCTATTCTACTTCCTGTTTTACCTGTTCCTCCTAGAATTAAAAATTGATTTTTCATTGTGATTTGATTTTACGTGATATGATTAATTATTTGATAAGTGCCCCTAATACGGTCAGCAGAAAAGCTGCTGTACTGCTCAGGGTGCGCAGATTGTGCCACATATTCCATGGCTTTTCAAAGGTTTTTCTAAGGTCTTGCAGTTCTGCGACGGTGGCTGTGGTTAGATCGGCAGCATCTAATATCTCATTGAGCGGGATGTTCTTGAAAATGGTAATACAGACCAGACCGCCTAGGTATAAGAGCGCTGCCAGAGTAAAAAGCCAAAAGCTTAGATCTAGGGTGCTTCGTTGCAGATATACGTTCAGTAAGTGACCAAACAAGGGTCCGAAGAAAACCAGAGCGAAACTCGGGTTGATTATGGACCGGTTCATTTGCTGAAAAGCTTCCAAAAAGCCTTTGTCGCTGAGTTGGCCAATTCCTGGGGTCACTGCATTGCCCCAAGTAAAACAGAGCCCTGCAGTGAGTCCGGTTAGTACAATGGTAACTGCTAAATTGATGTTGGTGAGCTGTAACATGATTATAGATTGATTGGTGATTTACTGCGGATTTTGGCCTGAAAGTAAAAGCTCGATACGCCTACCATAAGCAGTCCTATCAGCCAAAACCAAGGGTCGCTGTAAAAGCTGGTGTAACTGCCGCCTTGTGGCAAAATGAGAAAGGGTACTGTGATCAAAGCATCTAGCCCGGCGCTTATCAGAAAGAAGAAAGTTCCCAATAGCAAACCGTTTGTGCTGCGGTCCTTTTTGTAGTAGAAGTGACTTCCTGCCCAAACCAAAGGAATAATGATAAGGACTAAAGCCACATTGGCTTGTAGGACCTGATTGTCAATTATAGGTAAGCCGTAGGCCAGAACAAAGCTAGCTACGCCCAGGCACCAAATAGTGAGTCCAATACTTATAGCTCTAATAGTTTTCATGACGTATAGTTTTTAATTACACGTCAAAACTAGGTTGCGCTAGTCGGCTTTATTTATTCGAAAGGAAGTATGATTTGTTCGAAAGGTGCGCTACTTCACCTGACTAGGCCTGTAGCCAAATTTTTTGGCAAATGCGTTCGAGAATGAACTGAGACTGTCGTAGCCTACCTGCCAGGCTGCCTCCTGAACCGTAGCATTTTGCAAGCGTATCAAGTCGTGGGCAGTTGCGAGCCTTTCGTTTTGTAGATATTTGAAAACAGGGACTCCAAATACAGCTTTAAAATCTTTCTTGAGCTTTGTAGAATTGATCCCAATGCTTTTGGCCAGTTCTGTCAAAGAAGGAGGATTGTCTAAGTTATTCGTTAGAATTTGTTTGGCTTTTTGCAGCTTGTCGGTTTCTTCCGGTTTGTTCTTTTGCTGATAGGATTCTGCCAGTTGGCCAAAGAAATGAGATAGCAGGACAGTGATCTGAGATCTAAAGAACATCATTTTGGTCTTGCCTGTAAAGGTGTTGGCAAAAATAGAATCGACTATTTGCTGCATGGCAGGACTCATAAAGAATTGGGGCCCCTCTACATAATTATCACTGGGATTTACCAGTTCGTTGAGCATCTCCGAAAAGATCTCCCCTTCTTCATTTGGCAATTCATTCAGTTTGCGCAGTGCTGTGGCCACCACTATACACTCCAAAGGTTTATCGGCAGATACCCTGTGTACACAATTCACATTTTCATCCGCATAAAAAGAAAGTGCCAAGCCTTGGGTTCCTTGGTATTGCATCACTTGATCATTCCATTCCATACTAAGGCTTACATTCCCGGAACCGTAAAATGCCACAGCCACAACAGGCTCATCAAAGCGGCAAGCGTCTATTACGTCTTCTGCTGATTTGTTGATCTCTACAAGAACTGTAAAGTCGTTTATATCTATGGTATCTCGATTCATAGCGGAAGCATAAAAATAATCAATCCGCAAGCTATATTCAAGCTAAAGCCTTGAATAATAGCCATAAAAAAAGCCAGCGCTAGGCTGGCTTTTCAACTCCTGTGAGATCAATTATTTGGTCTCACTCAGCATGATATCAAACAAATCGACATACTTCTTTTCTATTTCATAGTCTTTTTTGAGCAAATTATACTCAATCTCTTCTCCGACTACAGTGATCAAAAATCCGTCGGTGCTAGGGACAATGGAAAAGCTGTCTTCGGCTTCAGAGTCGTAACTCATGGTAATCATTCTATCATAGATGCCATCATTGTCTGCATCAATGCTGATGCGTTTGGTGACTTTGTCGGTTTTGTTCACTCGATCTTGATTCAGATCATAGCGGTCAGACTTTTCTAAGGCTACAACCTCATCACGCATACTCTCGATCTTCAAGGTATAGAAGCTATCTGCTCCGTTGCGCTCGATCTGATAATTCTTATAGGTCGTTTCGTCTATGGTTTGCACATTACTCTGTGCACTGAGTGAAAGGGTAAATGCAATTGCACTTACGGTTATAATGGATTTTAAATATTTCATTTTGTTGTTTTTAGTATTAATAATGGTTTAAGCCGGAGGTCGTTAGACCTAGAGATATATCAATGTTGTCTTTGTCTGCGGACAACTAGTTCTCTGAAAAGGCTTTTTCGGGTTTTTGGCTGAGCGGCAATGCATTGTCGAATTGCAGGGTTCGTATGGGGAACGGAATATTAATTCCTTCCTTATCGAACGCCTTTTTGAGTTCGATGATCGCCTTACTCTTTGCTCTAAGTTTGTCTAAGCCATTGGCACCTTTGATCCAGAAACGACTGATAAAGTTGATAGAACTGTCTCCAAATTCGGTATAATAGAATTCCAATTCGCGCTCCAGTTCTTCCTGGTCAAAATGCGCTGCGATAGTTTTTTTTGTGATCGCTTGTACTCTTTCAAGATCCGATTCGTATCCTACACCGCAATTCAAGGTAATACGCATCTCTGTGGTTTTAGAGAAATTCTTAAAGGGATTCTCCATGATCTTACGGTTAGGCAATACTACTATGTTATTGTCTGCCTCGCGCATCACAAAATAGTTGAGATTGATGTCGGTTACTTCGCCTGCGTAGCCGTTGGACTCTATCCAATCACCTATGCTAATATTCTTTCTAAAGGATAACACGATACCTGAGATCAGGTTAGAGAGTGTTCCTTGTAGCGCCAAACCAATTACCAATCCGGATACACCGGCGGCCGATAGCATGGCTGTTAGGGCTTTCCCTAAATTTAAGGAAACCAAGGCGAGGATCAATCCTCCGAGTACCACCACGGTTGATGCGGTACGTGCAATGAGTTGGGTAACACTGGTTTGGTTGATTCGCTTGTAGATCAGTTTTAAAACTGCGCGGTAAACCAATTTGGATACCAGAAAAGACACTATCAGTACTGCTAGGGCTACTCCTAGGTTGGGAAGATTATCTACAAAGGTCTCCCACCAGCCGGACAGTTTATCGGTTACTTGATTTGCTGATTCTAATTCTTGAAATGCCATCTTATGCCTCCTCGATTAGACTCGTAGCCAAGGTCTCTTCGTTACGTTTAGACCAAGCGTTGAGCATCCAACTTGCTTTCTCCATGTCTCTTATGTAGGCCCCTAGCATATCCAAGGTTCCTTCATCTTTTGCATTTTCTGCATGCAACATGACAGTTCGCATTTGTGCCAGTAGCATTCTATGGTCGTTCAAGATACTGATCACCATTTCGCGATCGGTCTTAATGCTTTCCGATTCTTCTAATTTGGAAATTCTCAAGTAATCACTGTATTTACTTACTGGGTGATAACGCAAGGTCAAGATGCGCTCTGCGATCTCATCAATGCGGATTCGCGCTTGCCCGTACAATTCTTCGAACTTGTCGTGCAGGTCGAAAAAATTCTTTCCGAGAATGTTCCAATGGTAGTTTCTTAATTTTTGGTAGTAGATGTGATATTCTGCCAGTAGGGTGTTG encodes:
- a CDS encoding M57 family metalloprotease, whose amino-acid sequence is MAALVFSACSEDAETEAQIEEANLVKPVPQKVVEQVQDLGLNHNFIRYDEFFFPDGSSEERLFIEEDIVMTEKQLAEMAASLDADPLAKQYRTSNLVQQGRNITIIGYTGGGGYGLSSRARTALQWAVNNYNRLSGVSISFTLTFGTNYGDKDMVVYNNPTQSGAGGSAGFPSSGLPYKWVQIYGLDGYSTNVNEHVITHEVGHSVGFRHTDYFSRQSCGQNVNEGSAGVGAIHVAGTPTGYDSTSVMLACFSASEDGEFNANDITALRNMY
- a CDS encoding NmrA family NAD(P)-binding protein, whose product is MKNQFLILGGTGKTGSRIAKRLQERGELVRLGSRSANPAFNWEDTSNWAHVLHGITHLYITYQPDLAVPGAFEAVSELVAQAKVAGVQKIVLLSGKGETEAQRCEHLIKDSGIDYTIIQCNWFSQNWSESFLMEPVLAGHVALPMSTYKIPFVDADDIADVAVEVFLNPAHNGLTYELTGPKSYTFREAVATIAEASGRSIGFTPVSIADYKAVMQQMGLGDDYVWLITYLFTEVIGNPDNSIITNDIEKIIGRPAKDFQQYANEMASSGVWSLSEKAV
- a CDS encoding DUF1772 domain-containing protein, with amino-acid sequence MLQLTNINLAVTIVLTGLTAGLCFTWGNAVTPGIGQLSDKGFLEAFQQMNRSIINPSFALVFFGPLFGHLLNVYLQRSTLDLSFWLFTLAALLYLGGLVCITIFKNIPLNEILDAADLTTATVAELQDLRKTFEKPWNMWHNLRTLSSTAAFLLTVLGALIK
- the tpiA gene encoding triose-phosphate isomerase: MRRPLVAGNWKMNCDKQESAALIAALKNEQLKDGVEVMVAPTFVNLAAAVDQTASSKISVAAQNMNQHASGAYTGEISGAMLKSVGVDTVILGHSERRAYFGEDEALLAEKVKAALAVGLQVIFCFGEVIEDRRAGKHFDVVAAQLKGALYDLEESAYEQIVLAYEPVWAIGTGETATPEQAQEMHAYIRSNMAARYNDNLAQNVTILYGGSVKPNNAAEIFGQPDVDGGLIGGASLKADSFTAIVNAFPV
- a CDS encoding (4Fe-4S)-binding protein, with product MSNEVRKEYSNGEITVIWKPKLCIHAKECVSRLPEVYDPEKRPWIQPENPSAAALKEQIDACPSGALSYKMEGEAAPEAQSMETKVEVLENGPLLVYGTLKVTDAAGATETKNRTTAFCRCGQSQNKPYCDGAHVEADFRG
- a CDS encoding mechanosensitive ion channel family protein, whose product is MAFQELESANQVTDKLSGWWETFVDNLPNLGVALAVLIVSFLVSKLVYRAVLKLIYKRINQTSVTQLIARTASTVVVLGGLILALVSLNLGKALTAMLSAAGVSGLVIGLALQGTLSNLISGIVLSFRKNISIGDWIESNGYAGEVTDINLNYFVMREADNNIVVLPNRKIMENPFKNFSKTTEMRITLNCGVGYESDLERVQAITKKTIAAHFDQEELERELEFYYTEFGDSSINFISRFWIKGANGLDKLRAKSKAIIELKKAFDKEGINIPFPIRTLQFDNALPLSQKPEKAFSEN
- a CDS encoding helix-turn-helix transcriptional regulator, translating into MNRDTIDINDFTVLVEINKSAEDVIDACRFDEPVVAVAFYGSGNVSLSMEWNDQVMQYQGTQGLALSFYADENVNCVHRVSADKPLECIVVATALRKLNELPNEEGEIFSEMLNELVNPSDNYVEGPQFFMSPAMQQIVDSIFANTFTGKTKMMFFRSQITVLLSHFFGQLAESYQQKNKPEETDKLQKAKQILTNNLDNPPSLTELAKSIGINSTKLKKDFKAVFGVPVFKYLQNERLATAHDLIRLQNATVQEAAWQVGYDSLSSFSNAFAKKFGYRPSQVK
- a CDS encoding DUF5367 family protein; this encodes MKTIRAISIGLTIWCLGVASFVLAYGLPIIDNQVLQANVALVLIIIPLVWAGSHFYYKKDRSTNGLLLGTFFFLISAGLDALITVPFLILPQGGSYTSFYSDPWFWLIGLLMVGVSSFYFQAKIRSKSPINL
- a CDS encoding ABC transporter permease, whose amino-acid sequence is MIGYVLAKLGYGLLTLFGVVTVIFLLFTLLPDPAQMMLGQNESAEQLAIVKKKYGFDKPIGTQYLYYLNDLSPLSFHATNTDNYTYLSPGKYSATELFTVGETQVVVKAPYLRESFQKTGKPVTQVIGETLPNTVVLAVSAISLAMLLGGVLGVVSAWYKDQWVDKLIQIISTLGMSLPSFFSAIIFAWLFGFLWHEITGLNMTGSLYEVDDFGEGISIQWKNLILPAIVLGIRPLAVVTQLMRNSLLEVLQQEYIRTAKAKGMSTLRLLWRHALKNALNPVITAVSGWFASMLAGAVFVEFIFGWNGLGKEIVDALNTLDLPIIMGAVLVIALLFIIINIMVDVIYGWLDPKIRLE
- a CDS encoding ATP-dependent Clp protease adaptor ClpS, translated to MSGQEKYQEELDVDVLEQRENEIIQYNDDVNTFDHVISCLIATCDHTPEQAEQCSLIVHYKGKCTVKTGPYEDLKPRCTKLLNAGLSAEIV
- a CDS encoding Dps family protein gives rise to the protein MNYLNMNDEKLLPVVIELNTLLAEYHIYYQKLRNYHWNILGKNFFDLHDKFEELYGQARIRIDEIAERILTLRYHPVSKYSDYLRISKLEESESIKTDREMVISILNDHRMLLAQMRTVMLHAENAKDEGTLDMLGAYIRDMEKASWMLNAWSKRNEETLATSLIEEA
- the prmA gene encoding 50S ribosomal protein L11 methyltransferase; amino-acid sequence: MIYIEYIFTLDPVQPFTEILIAELGGVGFESFVETEDGVKAYIQKEDWHPQLLEDIFILNSEEVQISFTQAEIQQQNWNATWEQNFNPIVVDDRCTVKAPFHTDTPETDYTIIIEPKMSFGTGHHATTHMILSFLLEDEVAGQAVLDMGCGTSVLAIMAAMRGATYVEAIDIDAWCYENSLENIDRNGQPHIVVKQGDASILGDRQFDTIIANINRNILLSDLQTYVKVLKQGGTIYLSGYLEADREILEAACTKLGGTPVKYKSRDGWIAAKFVF